The Sphingomonas sp. KR3-1 genomic interval ATGAAGGCGGTTGCCGCCGACCAGGCGAGCTCGGTCAATGGCGACATCTCGTGCAAGTCGGTGGTCTACAAGGACTCCGCCGGCGGCACCGACAAGTTCTGCAAGATTCACAGCTTCCTCTACACGGACGTGAATCTGACGGTGAAGGTGAACGACAAGTTCAGCTTCTTCGGCCTTGTCGGCAACGTCACCAACTCGCGTGCTCCGCTGTTCGCCAACACGGCCTACACGGCCCAGGCGAACACGCTGACCTCGTGGCACTCGGCTGGCCTGATCGGCCGCACGTTCCGCGCTGGTGCGAACTTCAAGTTCTAATCGGCAACGCGCAAAAAATTGGGGCGGTACCTTCGGGTACCGCCCCTTTTTTGTGCCATCGGATAGCGAGGCGGCCGTGCCGCCCCGAAGGCGCCGGGCTCAGCCCGCGGCTGGAATCGCGAGCAGCTCGATCTTGAACATCAGCGTCGCGCCGCCCGGGATCGGGCCCTTGCCCTTGAAGCCGTAGCCAAGGTCCGCCGGCACCGCGATCTCGAACGTGTCGCCCACGCCCATCAGCGGCACGGCGACCTGCCAGCCCTTGATCAGCATGCCGAGCGGAAAGGTCGCGGGCTCGCCGCGGCCATAGGAGCTGTCGAACTCGGTGCCGTCGATGAAGCTGCCGGCATAGTTGAGCGTCACCGTGTCCGCCACGGTCGGGTGCTTGCCGCTGCCGTCGCCCTTGATCCGGCGCCAGCGCAGCCCCTCGGGCGTGCTGTGCCAGCCCTGCGCGCCGTTGAGCTTGGCGAGCGCGAGCATCTGCTGGCTCTGCCAGGCCATGTCCTGCGAGCGGTCGGGCGCCTCCGCATCCTGGGCGGCGAGCAGGGCAAGGGCAGCGAAAATCGACATGGGAAATCCTTAGTTGGAGAGGGCGCGGCCGGCGACCGCGTCGAGCTTGCGCAGCAGCTGCGGGTCGCGCGCATTCGCCGCGGTGATCAGCGCGAAATCGAGGCAGGTGTCGATCGGCGAGGCCGGGCGCTCCTCGGGCAGGTTCTGCAACAGGTGCATCACCAGCTTGCGCGCCTTGTCGGCATTGGCGCCGAGCTGGGCGATCACCGTGGCGACGTCGACCGCCTCCTCGCCTTCGCGCCAGCAATCATAATCGGTGACCATGCCGACCAGCGCATAGGGCAGCTCCGCCTCGCGGGCGAGCTTGGCCTCGGGCATGCCGGTCATGCCGATGATCTGGCAGCCCCAGCTGCGATAGAGATGGCTCTCGGCGCGCGTCGAGAATTGCGGGCCTTCCATCGCCAGATAGGTGCCGCCGACATGCGTCGTCGCGCCTGCCGCCTTCGAAGCCTCCGCCGCCAGCGCGGAGAGCCGCGGGCAGACCGGATCGGCCATCGAGACATGCGCGACCATACCTTCGCCGAAGAAGCTCGAGGGCCGGCCCTTGGTCCGGTCGATGAACTGGTCGGCGATGGTGAAGGTGCCCGGCGCGCGCTCCTCGGCGAGCGAGCCTACCGAGGAGATCGCGAGCACGTCGGTCACGCCCAGGCGCTTCAACACATCGATATTGGCGCGGACGTTGAGGTCGGACGGCGAGACGCGGTGGCCGCGGCCGTGGCGCGGCAGGAACACCACGCGGACATGGCCGACACGGCCGACGAAGCAATCGTCGGAGGGCTTGCCCCAGGGGCTCTCGGTCGAGATCCACTCGCCATCCTCGATGCCCTCGACATCGTAGAGACCCGATCCGCCGATGATCCCGATCGTCCAGCCACTCATTGCCTACCCCTTTGCTGCGTTGCGGCGTGCATAGGCGAAATAGACGACCAGACCCAAGAGGTTCCAGCAGCCGAACCAGATCTGCGTCTTGGTCGGCAGGCTGAGGAACAGGTAGAAGCAGCCGAAGATCGCGCCGAGCCCGACCACCCAGGGCAGCGGCGTGCGGAACGGGCGCACCATCTCCGGCGCGCGGCGGCGCATCACCAGCAGGCACAGGCCCACCGCGGCAAAGGCGGTCAGCGTGCCGGCATTGGCGAGCGCGGCGATCTCGTCGATCGGCAGGAAGGCGGCGAACAGGCTGACCACGCAGGCGGTGAAGATCGTGATCCGCACCGGCGATCCGCGCTTCGAGACCTTGGCCAGGCTCTGCGGCAGCATGCCGTCGCGCGCCATCACGAAGAAGATCCGGC includes:
- a CDS encoding FKBP-type peptidyl-prolyl cis-trans isomerase yields the protein MSIFAALALLAAQDAEAPDRSQDMAWQSQQMLALAKLNGAQGWHSTPEGLRWRRIKGDGSGKHPTVADTVTLNYAGSFIDGTEFDSSYGRGEPATFPLGMLIKGWQVAVPLMGVGDTFEIAVPADLGYGFKGKGPIPGGATLMFKIELLAIPAAG
- the mtnP gene encoding S-methyl-5'-thioadenosine phosphorylase; the protein is MSGWTIGIIGGSGLYDVEGIEDGEWISTESPWGKPSDDCFVGRVGHVRVVFLPRHGRGHRVSPSDLNVRANIDVLKRLGVTDVLAISSVGSLAEERAPGTFTIADQFIDRTKGRPSSFFGEGMVAHVSMADPVCPRLSALAAEASKAAGATTHVGGTYLAMEGPQFSTRAESHLYRSWGCQIIGMTGMPEAKLAREAELPYALVGMVTDYDCWREGEEAVDVATVIAQLGANADKARKLVMHLLQNLPEERPASPIDTCLDFALITAANARDPQLLRKLDAVAGRALSN